TAGTGGACAGTACTGTAATGGTACGAGGACCATAGCTGGCTAGCTATTCACTTTTCCATGCATGCTATGGCCGCCAACAAATTCAACCAATTCATCCTTCGAAAAGCATCAACATGTATAACAGTATACGAGTTGTACTCATATCAGTTATCACAAACCTGAAAGTACGTTTTGCAGTCTAGTAGAACACTACTGTTAATCCTATGTATATCTTAGGGCATTTCATTCGATTATGCATATCTAATTGAcatgtttaataaatataaaataaatttagatattaactattcaatttatataaatttttatattaaaataattattttttattatataataataaaataatataaaataattttaattttaactatttcattcacatcaaatatttatattagattattcatttatttattatatagtaataaaataatattaacctaaaaaatatttaatttggatatttttaatttgtttaattttatcataaatttaattttaattaaaaaatatttagttttttagCTCATGAATTAAGACTACTGGATATGGTGCAAGACAGAATTAAAACTATTGGAATATATCTATgcgagagaagagagaataagagttacaataaattaataaaataagaatttgattattatatagttacaacaaaatttgatatttttttccaaTCACTGTACCTAAAAGCTACAAAATTTGTTATTGCATAATCTAATGCAGACGATTTTGATGTCTAATTGGTAAAAGGTGGccttaattttagatttaaatattccTATGAGACTGCTCTTAGGGAGTCGTGTTAGGGCCCAAAATTTTTacacattattttttgttaaaaaagatatttttaacaataatttatgtaaccgtaattattttaaaaataaataaataaaatatatattttatataaaaaaaattaatttgttaataataaatttcaatatatatatatatatatatgatgagtaAAGGATGTGAAATCGGCCTGGACGCAGTTTGATTAAGAGGTTTATGCAGACAAAATAAACACGACAACCCCACTTAAAAAGTGAAGTAGACAAACCAACCTTACCCAAAAGCCATGACTCAAATGTCAAAATAATTGTCCTCGATCTCAATAATTCCTTGATTGTTTAATTAAGAAGACCATGCAGATGGAATTGGTTTGAAATTTTCAGAGCCTTTTACGCGcataacaatatataatatccatcaaatcaaagaaaatagGGGTACTGTTTGGAAAGCTATGAGAGAATAATGTGGTTTTCTGTTCGTCACTAAACTAAATTCAACTTTGAAAGCTGaaagaaaacacctaattaaTTGTCTGCTAGCTCTTGGCCGTGGGCGCAAGATATCATCATGTAtcctttgtagtttggtttgttTTGGTATTGTTGAAAGCTTCTGTGACTTTGAGATGCTcctctcagagagagagagagagagagtgaggttttTGGGTTGGAGAACTAATTCCTCCAAAGGGTTAGATATTCTGCTACACTTTGTCTTAAAATCAGTGGACGAGATGTAGCAGACATGAGCACACTGACAAAATGTGTATGGGAATTAAACAAACTTtcaaagatgaaaaataaaaattgacaaaatgAAACTTACCCGTATCGAAACACAAAGAAGGCGACACTTTCACCTTTGTCCTGATCATCTACTATGAAATCGCCTTTCAAAGTGCTGATCTCTctccctccaaaaaaaaaatccatgcaGTACTCTCTTTCTCGGTTATGTTATATACATCTGGTGTACAAGAAACATGCACGTTGAAACTATAAGCATACGATGAGATCAGGACCCCTTTTGatcaactaattataaattcatgaCGTGCAAGGAAAAACCGAGAGAGAAGAAGAACGTCATGCAGACTGCCTTGTTTATTAAATAGTTTTGCacatagggtaagaaagaacattaataaattagtaaaataaacTTTCTttgtaaaagaaattaatagaaaaattctattcgtCATCCCATATCACAAATACATGCActacatatcattttttaatttttattttttttttccttatcaaaTGTATGGTCATGCATGTATGGATATTGATGAGTAGAAAACTCAATTAGCtttagaagaataaaataaaaaataaataataaaaatgtggtatctgagatgatgagtagcaaaactcaatttaattaattactagtTGGCAATCGAAGAATATCATAACATGACTAAATAAATCCACACGATCTCTAATTAATCCACGAAACTCgagtactactactactacatATCATTGACTTTGATAAAGTTTCATGCAATCCCTTAATGACTAGATGCATGTCTTATTTCGTGCATTTCAGGCCCTGCTCCTGCTGTTTTCTTCATGATAGATAATCTAGCTCACAATATTAATGAAGCTGCTGCATACCCAGGACATTGAAGTTCAAGCTAGATTTGCTAgttccaaaaatattaatgGAAGGGATCAATTAACATGCATACAGTTGCTGAAGTTGAGGAAGGATCAAACCACAcctaaaaaaatgattagattTATAAGTAATGTTCAATATAGTCATGCAAGGTTGTCTAGAGTCGACCTTGTAcatcttttttgaaaaagaatgtggtctataattaaaaaaataatttttttttatatagatttcatatttattcactctTTTCAAATAAagatgctactcatcatccataactatacattttacatattttaaaattatttattattattatttttattttattttattcttgttaaagtAATTAAGtcgttctacttatcatccatacaccacatatttgttatagaaaaaataaaaataaataaaaataaatgttacATGTAGTGTGTagagatgataagtaaaattattcttttttaaaaagtacgAGCTATgtgactataaatatcatttctctaaatttAATGCCCAAGATTTGGTGATGCAATAAGGATCTCTTAGATTCGATATTAATAGCACCAGAATAATaccttgaaaagaaaaagtaaaaacttttTTGGATTGAGTTTTCTCAACTAGTAAGACAGTACTATtttgatcatatataaatatatattcaaacatttttttaattttataatatttttattcaacttttgtccatcttttttcaaaatctaataaaatttctttcttcaaaACATTTAACTACTATTAAAATGctagatttatatattttgtaagtgctgattgaatttttcaaataatgttgGATGCTTCTTAATAAATGCTATAATGcttattttatatgtttgtcTCTCTTCTACTTAGACTATAATGTTCGAGAATGATGCCTAGTTTATAGTCTATGTTTCTCCCCAAAGTTTTCTTAATTAAGACTTAAGGAGTAAAAACTATATTGTTAAATGATTGAATTCATATCTTTGGGAGTTATTGTAGGTAGGAATTATAAGAGCACTCAAAATGGATGTTGtaaaatctaattattaaatatgtaaatttttgtTCAAAACCAGATCTAATGGATCGATCACATAAACTTCCTCTAATTTACATTTATGAATACTATGTAAACCCGCTACATGTAGTGGATACTGTTcatcttataaataaatttttatgattagtatttcattttcttttacattgCATTTCACCATCTaagcaaattctttttattgttaatcATCTAGAACAGCTCTATTTCATTCTCTTCCACAaaatatcttgaaaatatttttttaatatgatccaatttttttcatgttttgatttttttaatttttattttgtgtatatgATGGAATTATATCTCAttgtatataaaaagtaaattgtaaatataaaaagatataaggattttataaatttattggtaattaggaaaaatatttaaaaagaacaaaaaaagaataagaatgtctatttaaatgatatgaaaaaaattaaaaaaactaatgtACAGTATTCTGTAAAAGttattatgtaaaatagaaaaaataaattttagtgaTTTATATCGAAAGatagtataaataaattattgtaaatGCTGTAAGATTTAGGAGAGAAAtgagtaaattaataaaataatttttgtatttattaaattctcaataaattatgttatcaattatatatatatatatattttaactccAGATGTCAATATGCAAATAATAATTAAGGTAAAGAATCCAAACAGGTACCCAGACCCTGAAAGTCAGACCCTTCTAAAAAAATTTCCAGTACTTCACTTTcgattaattttttcatttcatgcATGTGTGGATACTTTCAGGTACTCAAAAGATccgccatctctctctctcttcaaaattctcacccctcaaactctctctctctctctctctctctctctctctcatggaaAACGGATTCAAGCTCCGAATCTCTCGCATGTTCAGAGGCTCGTTCGGCTCGTGCGGCTCCCGGAACCTCTCCGACGTAGTTGAAAAAGCCGTCTTTCTGCCACAGAACCACCAGAACTTCCACATGATAGAGCCCTTTTCCCCTAGCCCTGGATCCTTCACCTTCATCTGCAGACCCAAGCCCTCGCAAACCCCAGAAACCACAAACCACAGCTGCTTAATAGCAGCAAAAGATTCTCTCTCTGAGAAGAAAGTCTCCCCGCCTTATTCTCCTTTCGCTTTGGCCAACCCCGATGGACGTACCTGCCCTCCTGCGTCTCCAATCTCTCCCTTGAATCCCTTCTACCAGCTCGGAGATTCAAAGTCTaaactgaaaaagaagaaaggctCCGAAAGAAATAAGAGTAAGACGAAAAAGATGACGACCCCAATGAAGAACAAGCCTACGGAATCCGTTCCCTTTAGCTCATCTTCGCAGGATATGAGTTTGGGTGGGTGGTGGTATAGCAgcgaagaagaagaggaagaagaagaagaagaaagagaggacGAGACTGACACTCTTTTCTCTTCCAAGAGTCTATCTTCCGATTCATCTGAGTCTCGGCGACGTCGTTCTCGCCGGAATAGGCACGGGGCTCGGCGGAGAAGGTCGGGGACTGCTCGGAGTTCTGAAACGGGTATATTAATGCCAAAAATGCAGGGGAAAGTGAAGGATAGCTATGCGGTGGTGAAGAGTTCCAGCGATCCTTACAACGATTTCAGGACGTCAATGGTGGAGATGATCGTCGAGAAGCAGATATTTGCGGCCAAAGATTTAGAGC
The genomic region above belongs to Carya illinoinensis cultivar Pawnee chromosome 4, C.illinoinensisPawnee_v1, whole genome shotgun sequence and contains:
- the LOC122307678 gene encoding transcription repressor OFP8-like, giving the protein MHVWILSGTQKIRHLSLSSKFSPLKLSLSLSLSLSLMENGFKLRISRMFRGSFGSCGSRNLSDVVEKAVFLPQNHQNFHMIEPFSPSPGSFTFICRPKPSQTPETTNHSCLIAAKDSLSEKKVSPPYSPFALANPDGRTCPPASPISPLNPFYQLGDSKSKLKKKKGSERNKSKTKKMTTPMKNKPTESVPFSSSSQDMSLGGWWYSSEEEEEEEEEEREDETDTLFSSKSLSSDSSESRRRRSRRNRHGARRRRSGTARSSETGILMPKMQGKVKDSYAVVKSSSDPYNDFRTSMVEMIVEKQIFAAKDLEQLLQCFLSLNSYHHHKVIVEVFTEIWESLFCN